A single genomic interval of Pseudorca crassidens isolate mPseCra1 chromosome 19, mPseCra1.hap1, whole genome shotgun sequence harbors:
- the LOC137212299 gene encoding myosin-3, whose amino-acid sequence MSSGTEMEVFGIAAPFLRKSEKERIEAQNQPFDAKTYCFVVDSKEEYAKGKIKSTQEGKVTVETEDNRTLVVKPEDVYAMNPPKFDRIEDMAMLTHLNEPAVLYNLKDRYTSWMIYTYSGLFCVTVNPYKWLPVYNPEVVEGYRGKKRQEAPPHIFSISDNAYQFMLTDRENQSILITGESGAGKTVNTKRVIQYFATIAATGDLAKKKDSKMRGTLEDQIISANPLLEAFGNAKTVRNDNSSRFGKFIRIHFGTTGKLASADIETYLLEKSRVTFQLKAERSYHIFYQILSNKKPELIELLLITTNPYDYPFISQGEILVGSIDDAEELLATDSAIDILGFTPEEKCGLYKLTGAVMHYGNMKFKQKQREEQAEPDGTEVADKTAYLMGLNSSDLLKALCFPRVKVGNEYVTKGQTVDQVHHAVNALSKSVYEKLFLWMVTRINQQLDTKLPRQHFIGVLDIAGFEIFEYNSLEQLCINFTNEKLQQFFNHHMFVLEQEEYKKEGIEWEFIDFGMDLAACIELIEKPMGIFSILEEECMFPKATDTSFKNKLYDQHLGKSSNFQKPKAVKGRAEAHFSLIHYAGTVDYSVSGWLEKNKDPLNETVVGLYQKSSNRLLAHLYATFATADADGGKKKAAKKKGSSFQTVSALFRENLNKLMSNLRTTHPHFVRCIIPNETKTPGAMEHSLVLHQLRCNGVLEGIRICRKGFPNRILYGDFKQRYRVLNASAIPEGQFIDSKKACEKLLASIDIDHTQYKFGHTKVFFKAGLLGTLEEMRDDRLAKLITRTQAVCRGFLMRVEFQKMVQRRESIFCIQYNIRAFMNVKHWPWMKLFFKIKPLLKSAETEKEMATMKEEFQKTKDELAKSEAKRKELEEKLVTLVQEKNDLQLQVQAESENLLDAEERCDQLIKAKFQLEAKIKEVTERAEDEEEINAELTAKKRKLEDECSELKKDIDDLELTLAKVEKEKHATENKVKNLTEELAGLDETIAKLTREKKALQEAHQQTLDDLQAEEDKVNSLSKIKSKLEQQVDDLESSLEQEKKLRVDLERNKRKLEGDLKLAHESILDLENDKQQLDERLKKKDFEYSQLQSKVEDEQTLGLQFQKKIKELQARIEELEEEIEAERASRAKAEKQRSDLSRELEEISERLEEAGGVTSTQIELNKKREAEFLKLRRDLEEATLQHEATAATLRKKHADSVAELGEQIDNLQRVKQKLEKEKSEFKLELDDLGSNVESVSKSKANLEKICRTLEDQLSEARGKNEECQRSLSELTAQKARLQTEAGELSRQLEEKESIVSQLSRSKQAFTQQVEELKRQLEEESKAKSALAHALQSSRHDCDLLREQYEEEQEAKAEMQRALSKANSEVAQWRTKYETDAIQRTEELEEAKKKLAQRLQDSEEQVEAVNAKCASLEKTRQRLQAEVEDLMGDVDRANSLAAALDKKQRNFDKVLAEWKTKCEESQAELEASLKESRSLSTELFKLKNAYEEALDQLETVKRENKNLEQEIADLTEQIAENGKTIHELEKSRKQIELEKADIQLALEEAEAALEHEEAKILRIQLELSQVKSEIDRKVADKDEEIEQLKRNYQRAVETMQSALDAEVRSRNEAIRIKKKMEGDLNEIEIQLSHANRQAAETLKHLRSVQGQLKDTQLHLDDALRGQEDLKEQLAIVERRANLLQAEIEELRATLEQTERSRKTAEQELLDTSERVQLLHTQNTSLIHTKKKLETDLLQLQSEVEDASRDARSAEEKAKKAITDAAMMAEELKKEQDTSAHLERMKKNLEQTVKDLQHRLDEAEQLALKGGKKQIQKLEARIRELEFELEGEQKKNTESVKGLRKYERRVKELTYQCEEDRKNVVRLQDLVDKLQVKVKSYKRQAEEADEQANAHLTKFRKAQHELEEAEERADIAESQVNKLRAKTRDFTSSRMVVHESEE is encoded by the exons CGGAGAATCCGGGGCAGGAAAGACTGTGAACACCAAAAGGGTCATCCAGTACTTTGCAACAATTGCAGCGACTGGAGACCTCGCCAAGAAGAAGGACTCCAAAATGAGG GGGACTCTGGAAGACCAGATCATCAGCGCCAACCCGCTGCTGGAGGCCTTCGGGAACGCCAAGACCGTGAGGAACGACAACTCGTCCCGCTTT gGCAAGTTCATCCGAATCCATTTTGGTACCACGGGCAAGCTGGCCTCTGCAGATATTGAAACGT ATCTGCTGGAAAAATCAAGAGTAACCTTCCAGCTGAAGGCTGAGAGGAGCTACCACATCTTCTACCAGATTCTTTCCAACAAGAAGCCCGAGCTCATAG AGCTGCTGCTTATTACAACCAACCCTTATGACTACCCGTTCATCAGCCAGGGTGAGATCCTGGTGGGCAGCATTGACGATGCGGAGGAGCTGCTGGCTACGGAT AGCGCCATTGACATCCTGGGCTTCACCCCGGAGGAGAAATGTGGACTCTACAAGCTGACAGGCGCCGTGATGCACTACGGGAACATGAAGTTCAAGCAGAAGCAGCGGGAGGAGCAGGCAGAGCCAGACGGCACTGAAG TGGCTGACAAGACAGCCTATCTGATGGGCCTGAACTCTTCGGACCTCCTGAAAGCTTTGTGCTTCCCCAGAGTGAAAGTTGGGAACGAGTACGTTACCAAGGGCCAGACTGTGGACCAG GTGCACCATGCCGTGAACGCCCTCTCCAAGTCCGTCTACGAGAAGCTGTTCCTGTGGATGGTCACCCGCATCAACCAGCAGCTGGACACCAAACTGCCCAGACAGCACTTCATTGGCGTCCTGGACATCGCGGGCTTTGAGATCTTTGAG TACAACAGCCTGGAGCAGCTGTGCATCAACTTCACCAACGAGAAGCTGCAGCAGTTCTTCAACCACCACATGTTCGTGCTGGAGCAGGAGGAGTACAAGAAGGAGGGCATCGAGTGGGAGTTCATCGACTTCGGGATGGACCTGGCCGCCTGCATTGAGCTCATCGAGAAG CCGATGGGCATCTTCTCCATCCTGGAAGAGGAGTGCATGTTCCCCAAGGCCACAGACACCTCCTTCAAGAACAAGCTGTATGACCAGCACCTGGGCAAGTCGAGCAACTTCCAGAAGCCCAAGGCGGTCAAGGGCAGGGCCGAGGCCCACTTCTCGCTGATCCACTATGCGGGCACCGTGGACTACAGCGTCTCGGGCTGGCTGGAGAAGAACAAGGACCCCCTGAACGAGACGGTGGTCGGCCTGTACCAGAAGTCCTCCAACAGGCTCCTGGCACACCTCTACGCCACCTTCGCCACGGCAGACG ctgACGGTGGGAAGAAGAAAGCTGCCAAGAAAAAGGGCTCTTCCTTCCAGACCGTCTCTGCCCTTTTCAGG GAAAACCTGAACAAGCTGATGTCAAATTTAAGAACAACCCACCCTCACTTTGTGCGCTGTATAATTCCCAACGAAACCAAAACCCCAG GGGCCATGGAGCACAGCCTTGTCCTGCACCAGCTGCGCTGTAATGGTGTCCTGGAAGGTATCCGCATCTGCAGGAAGGGGTTCCCAAACAGGATTCTCTATGGGGATTTTAAACAAAG ATACCGAGTGCTGAATGCCAGCGCCATCCCTGAGGGGCAGTTCATCGACAGCAAGAAGGCGTGTGAAAAGCTGCTGGCATCCATCGACATTGATCACACTCAGTACAAGTTTGGACACACCAAG GTGTTCTTCAAGGCTGGCTTGCTGGGAACCCTGGAGGAAATGCGGGATGACCGCCTGGCCAAGCTGATCACCCGGACGCAAGCTGTGTGCAGAGGGTTCCTCATGCGCGTGGAATTCCAGAAGATGGTGCAGAGAAG ggaGTCCATCTTCTGCATCCAGTACAACATCCGAGCCTTCATGAACGTCAAGCACTGGCCCTGGATGAAACTCTTCTTCAAGATCAAGCCCCTTCTCAAGAGCGCAGAAACTGAGAAGGAGATGGCCACCATGAAGGAAGAGTTCCAGAAAACTAAAGATGAACTCGCCAAGTCAGAAGCCAAAAGGAAGGAATTGGAGGAAAAACTGGTGACTCTAGTACAAGAGAAGAATGACCTGCAGCTCCAAGTACAAGCT gaaagtgaAAACTTGTTGGATGCAGAGGAAAGATGTGATCAACTGATCAAAGCCAAGTTCCAgctggaggcaaagatcaaggaGGTGACTGAGAGAGCTGAGGATGAGGAAGAGATCAATGCTGAGCTGACGGCCAAGAAGAGGAAACTGGAGGACGAATGTTCGGAACTGAAGAAAGACATAGATGACCTTGAGCTGACACTGGCCAAGGTTgagaaggagaaacatgccacaGAGAACAAG GTTAAAAACCTTACTGAGGAACTCGCTGGTTTGGATGAAACCATTGCAAAGTTAACCAGGGAGAAGAAAGCCCTCCAAGAGGCCCACCAGCAGACCCTGGATGACCTCCAGGCTGAAGAAGACAAAGTCAATTCCTTGAGCAAAATCAAGAGTAAACTGGAACAGCAGGTGGATGAC CTGGAAAGCTCCCTAGAACAAGAAAAGAAGCTTCGTGTAGACCTGGAAAGGAACAAAAGGAAGCTTGAGGGAGACCTGAAGCTTGCCCACGAGTCCATATTGGATCTGGAGAATGACAAGCAACAGCTGGATGAAAGGCTCAAGAA GAAGGATTTCGAGTACAGTCAGCTGCAAAGCAAAGTAGAAGATGAGCAGACTCTGGGCCTGCAGTTtcagaagaaaatcaaagaacTACAG GCCCGCATcgaggagctggaggaggagatCGAGGCAGAGCGGGCCTCCCGCGCCAAAGCTGAGAAGCAGCGCTCGGACCTCTCCCGGGAGCTGGAGGAGATCAGCGAGCGGCTGGAGGAGGCGGGCGGCGTCACATCCACCCAGATAGAGCTCAACAAGAAGCGGGAGGCCGAGTTCCTGAAGCTGCGCCGGGACCTGGAGGAGGCCACCCTGCAGCACGAGGCCACGGCGGCCACGCTGAGGAAGAAGCACGCGGACAGTGTGGCCGAGCTGGGGGAGCAGATTGACAACCTGCAGAGGGTCAAGCAGAagctggagaaggagaagagtgagTTCAAGCTGGAGCTCGACGACCTCGGCAGCAACGTGGAGAGCGTGTCCAAGTCCAAG GCGAATCTGGAGAAAATCTGCcgcactctggaggatcagttaAGCGAGGCCAGGGGCAAGAACGAGGAATGTCAGAGGAGCCTGAGCGAACTGACCGCACAGAAGGCACGTCTGCAGACGGAGGCCG GTGAGCTGAGTCGTCAActggaagaaaaggagagcaTAGTATCGCAGCTTTCCAGAAGCAAGCAAGCATTTACCCAGCAAGTAGAAGAGCTCAAGAGGCAGCTGGAGGAAGAGAGCAAG GCCAAGAGCGCCCTGGCCCACGCCCTGCAGTCCTCCCGCCATGACTGTGACCTGCTGCGGGAACAGTATGAGGAGGAGCAGGAAGCCAAGGCCGAGATGCAGAGGGCGCTGTCCAAGGCCAACAGTGAGGTGGCCCAGTGGAGGACCAAATACGAGACGGACGCCATCCAGCGCAcggaggagctggaggaggccAA GAAAAAGCTCGCTCAGCGCCTTCAGGATTCCGAGGAGCAGGTTGAGGCGGTGAATGCTAAGTGCGCTTCCCTGGAGAAGACCAGGCAGAGGCTGCAAGCAGAGGTGGAGGACCTGATGGGCGATGTGGACAGAGCCAACTCCCTGGCTGCCGCTCTGGACAAGAAGCAGAGGAACTTTGACAAG GTGCTCGCTGAATGGAAAACCAAGTGTGAGGAGAGCCAGGCAGAGCTGGAGGCATCTCTGAAGGAATCCCGCTCCCTGAGTACTGAGCTCTTCAAACTGAAAAATGCCTATGAAGAAGCCTTAGATCAACTTGAAACTGTGAAACGGGAAAATAAGAATTTAGAGC AGGAGATAGCCGATCTCACAGAACAAATTGCCGAAAACGGTAAAACCATCCATGAACTGGAGAAATCAAGAAAGCAGATCGAGCTGGAAAAGGCTGATATCCAGCTGGCCCTCGAGGAAGCAGAG GCCGCTCTTGAGCATGAAGAGGCCAAGATCCTCCGAATCCAGCTGGAACTCTCACAAGTGAAATCAGAAATCGATAGAAAGGTGGCCGATAAAGACGAAGAGATCGAGCAGCTGAAGAGGAACTATCAGAGAGCAGTAGAGACGATGCAGAGCGCCCTGGACGCCGAGGTGCGGAGCCGGAACGAGGCCATCAGGATCAAGAAGAAGATGGAGGGGGACCTGAACGAAATCGAGATCCAGCTGAGCCACGCCAACCGCCAGGCCGCAGAGACCCTCAAACACCTCCGGAGCGTCCAGGGGCAGCTGAAG GATACCCAACTCCATCTGGATGATGCTCTCCGGGGCCAGGAGGACCTGAAGGAGCAGCTGGCGATTGTGGAGCGCAGAGCCAACCTGCTGCAGGCCGAGATCGAGGAGCTGCGGGCCACCCTGGAGCAGACGGAGAGGAGCAGGAAGACAGCGGAGCAGGAGCTCCTGGACACCAGCGAGCGCGTCCAGCTCCTGCACAcccag AACACCAGTCTCATCCACACCAAGAAGAAGCTGGAGACAGACCTCCTGCAGCTCCAGAGCGAGGTGGAGGATGCCAGCAGGGACGCGAGGAGCGCTGAAGAGAAAGCGAAGAAGGCCATCACGGAC GCGGCCATGATGGCTGAGGAGCTGAAGAAGGAGCAGGACACCAGCGCCCACCTGGAGCGGATGAAGAAGAACCTGGAGCAGACGGTGAAGGACCTGCAGCACCGCCTGGACGAGGCTGAGCAGCTGGCCCTGAAGGGCGGGAAGAAGCAGATCCAGAAGCTGGAGGCGCGG ATCCGAGAGCTGGAGTTTGAGCTTGAAGGGGAGCAGAAGAAGAACACCGAGTCTGTCAAGGGCCTGAGGAAGTATGAGCGGCGGGTCAAGGAGTTAACTTACCAG TGCGAAGAGGACAGGAAGAACGTGGTGAGATTACAGGATCTGGTGGACAAACTTCAAGTGAAGGTCAAGTCCTACAAGAGGCAGGCCGAGGAGGCT GATGAACAAGCCAACGCTCATCTCACCAAGTTCCGGAAAGCTCAGCATGAGCTGGAGGAGGCTGAAGAACGGGCCGATATTGCCGAATCTCAAGTCAATAAGCTCCGCGCGAAGACCAGAGACTTCACCTCCAGCCGA ATGGTGGTCCATGAGAGCGAAGAGTGA